A part of Salvelinus sp. IW2-2015 linkage group LG16, ASM291031v2, whole genome shotgun sequence genomic DNA contains:
- the acer1 gene encoding alkaline ceramidase 1 produces the protein MGGFYSSEKMTGLFAYESSDLDWCEDNYRHSEHIVEYFNTMSSLFFFVISPIMLYLLHPYARERNLAVHLVWIMMIFVGLFSAYFHMTLSFMGQMLDELSILWVLGLCYGLWFPRRLFPSFIKDRTTFSRLVMMITVVTTLCSFVKPTANAYLLNCFALHIIYSLGLEMRICTDPKVLRLCWSAVGLWVLAISCWISDRFGCSFWQKLNFCYLHGIWHILIVMAVAYASTLIAYLDANYEIPYSLPSLQYWPNDNWVLGLPYIVLKGTTKTQKIF, from the exons ATGGGAG GGTTCTATTCTAGTGAGAAGATGACAGGCCTGTTCGCCTATGAAAGCTCCGATTTGGACTGGTGTGAGGATAACTACAGGCACTCTGAACACATAGTGGAGTACTTCAACACT ATGAGCAGtctgttcttctttgtgatctccCCCATCATGCTGTACCTGCTGCACCCCTACGCCAGGGAGAGGAACCTGGCTGTACACCTGGTCTGGATCATGATGATCTTTGTGG GTCTCTTCTCTGCCTACTTCCACATGACCCTGAGCTTCATGGGCCAGATGCTGGATGAGCTGTCCATCCTGTGGGTCCTGGGGCTCTGCTATGGTCTCTGGTTCCCACGCAGGCTCTTCCCCTCCTTCATCAAGGACAG GACAACTTTTTCCCGGCTGGTCATGATGATAACTGTTGTCACCACCCTATGCTCCTTTGTCAAACCCACTGCCAATGCCTACCTCCTCAACTGCTTTGCCCTCCACATCATCTACTCATTGGGTCTGGAGATGAGGAT CTGTACTGACCCGAAGGTGCTGCGGTTATGCTGGTCTGCTGTTGGCCTGTGGGTGCTGGCCATCTCCTGCTGGATCAGTGATCGTTTCGGATGCAGCTTCTGGCAAAAGCTTAATTTCTGCTACCTGCATGGAATCTG GCACATTCTGATAGTAATGGCTGTAGCCTACGCAAGCACCCTGATAGCCTACTTGGATGCCAACTATGAGATACCCTACTCCCTGCCAAGCCTTCAGTACTGGCCCAATGACAACTGGGTCCTGGGATTGCCTTACATTGTTCTGaaaggaaccaccaagactcagaAAATATTCTAA